Below is a genomic region from Leishmania mexicana MHOM/GT/2001/U1103 complete genome, chromosome 20.
GTCAACGGAACTGGTCTCGCACACGCCCCTTGAGGGAGTCGTTCTCCTGCTCGAGCTTTTTGTTGCGCACCATCAGCTTCTCCgcccgcacctcctccagtaGCAGCTGTTTGCGCATCTCCTCGCGTCGCTGAGCCAGTGCATTGACACTGTTCTTCGActcctcctgcaccaccCTCAGCCTCTGTCTCACCTCAGCCACCTcgcgcttcagctcctcgCACTGGACGCGAGACTTCTCCAAACGCTGCTCCAGCTGGCGGCGATCTGCCTCGAGTGACTGACACTTGTCTGCGAGGGTGCGGCGGTTGCCTGAGGCTGCTCCACCGCTCTGAATGGCGGCAATCAGTAACACCGCATCGCTGTAAGAGCAGGCAAACTGCGGTGACAGGTGCGGAACAAGCGAGTGAAGCTCGTAAAAGGCCGCCTCGTCGCGCTCCTCCCAGACATGCGAGGCCGCCTTCCTTGGCTCCGGCGGCGAAACCGACCgcgaggaagagcagcggcgcgcagctctcTGACGGACCGCGACGATCTCGGCCCGTGAGGCGCGATACTCTGCCTCTAGCTGCTGTAATCGCTGTGCCTGGGCATCTGACGTCGTCAGCGGTATGAGGCTATTTGACCTGACAGTCGGTACCTCTGGAAGGTTATCGTCATCGCTGTCGAAGAGCATTCGTAAAACTAAAGGGCAGATTTTTCTCGAATCCGCATTTTATAAGTCGGTCGAGACGCTCGAGGCGCACGTTTCGATTTTTTATCAACGCGAAAAATGCTGAGCGTGGTTGTATGTCATGGACTCAGCGCCAGTTATCTCCGCCGCAAGTAGTTTACACCCTCGGGCACACTGGCTGCagacacaaacacgcacacactccgctttttcttcttcctcttgcACATGCCGTGTTAGGAAAGGGGAGTTGCGTGCGGGGGAGGCCGGAAAGGACACGGTAAAAGGGAGTAGTAAGATATTGAGCAGCACACGACAGTATCCCTGCCGCTTGCTCCTACCTTAGAACGTTGGAGGAGTGCATGAGACGTAAAAGGGGTACGCAGCAACGCTTTTACATCAACGCCTCACCAGAGAGTTTGTACGGACAAGGGAATGTACGATGCGTCCGGTCGGCGCACGGTCGCGTCTCTCTCGATCACTCGCTCTTTTCGTCTGGCTCTGAGTCGAGAGAAGAGCTACACCGTTGCTCCGTCGAGGAAgatgccacgcacacacacacacacaaacctGCAAAGACTctttttctcctcccctgTGGGATGTCTTTCGGCagtttttgtgtgtgtagggggggtgcggcagcgccatcatgTTGAGTCGTTAGCTCTTTCCCTTCCTTGAAGAGATGGGAATCGTTAGAAGCTCTTAGggacacacatgcacacacgcagggccaCAGCGAAAAGGCAAACAGATGAAAGCAGAGGAGAGACGAGTCCACACATGTACGCAGGCGCGCGAGTggaaagcaaagaaaaagcgaGAGTGAgacacgtgtgcgtctgcacCGCTGTCCTTGGACACCAACAAACGGCCTTGTCCACTTACCGCGACGCTCCCATCTCTCTCATgcgctccccttcccttttcgtCGCCGTGACGAGCTGCAACGGCAGTTTTCCATTCACGGCGCAGTCACTCCCCAACTTTACTTAAAACTCAAAGAAAAAGAACCTCAGGCCCACCCAACGacacgcccgcacacacacacacgcgcgcgcttgGGTAGTTAGCGTCTCACTCGACCGAGCGCATACGCGGCGACACACGGAAGATCACgacagcaaaaaaaaaagaaatacaGAGAAGTGCACGTGGGACTCGGACAGGCGCACGGGCGACGCACCCCCTCGGCGGTGCTACCAGAGACATCAGCGTCGTAGGGCGCGCTCTCAGGCATTCCTTTATGCAAACGACCTCCCTTCACAGACGCCTTCCTTGCGGCGTCCAGTGTCACCGCATCAGTTGTCGTTACGGTTGAAGAGGTTGTTTGTCATAGGCTGCGCAGCCATCTTCTGACGCGGGTGGCGGTTCGCATTGTTGCTGTTCCTGTTCGCGCTGCCGGTGTTattgccgacgccgccgtgcagcagctgctgattGGGGCGACGCTTCTGGTCGCGGGGATCCTTGCGCTTGTTGGCGCCTTCATCGCGGTTTCGGGTCTGGTTGAACTTGCGCTTCGCCATTTCGATGTCACGCTGCGTGTTCTTGATCTTGTTCAGCAACTTCTGCTCTATGCCGCCAAACGTCATACTCGGCACCACCTCGACGTTGTCGTCCTGGACAATGCAGTCGAACTCGGAGCTAGACGTGAAGACGCCCTGCAGCAGGTCCGCCGTCACGCCGTCGTGCACCAGCTGGCGAGAGCGCATCTTGAGCGCGAACAGCGGCGCGTAGCCGTCATCGACCTCCAGCAGTGTCTCGAGAAGGTTCATCTTGGTGTTCTGGTACACTTTGAAGTACCCGCGGAGCTTGATGAtgtcctgctgctgctgcaccgcacgACGGAACatgcgcgcctgcagctcacGACCCTCCGACCCCTTCACCGGTGACCCATCCGATGGCGGCACGGTGAGGAATTTGGGGCTACAGCGGTCAAACACATCACGGAAGCGCTCCTCGTCACCTGTGCGCAGGCTTTCGCGGTCGTCCTCGAAGGCGGCCACCTTGCGACTGTCGAGGTATGAGGTGAGGTTGTTGATCGGCATGCCACCCAGCACACGAGCGCAGACGTACATGTATGCCGCAtcctgctgcacgcgctcgGAGAAGCGACGGCCGTTAAGCTTCACCGTGACGCAGCGCCGGAAGGCGTTGCTGGCGTCCTCGAAGCGGTGGATCATCAGATAGCTGAAGCCGATGTGGTAGAACACGGAAACGGCGCACGGCGACACGCGCGTCAGCACGGCACGGCCCTTGTTGTACACATCGAGCGGCTCCAGCTCCGTGAGGGCGGAGTAGTAGTCGCCGAGGAGCACGCTCAACTTCGACTTGGTCACAATTGCGTAGAAGCCGCTAAGCGCACCTGTGTTCGGGCCGCGGTGGATGTCGTCCAGGAAGTCCGGCTCCTTCACCAGCTCGAGCAGGCGCGAGTTGTCGACGACCTCGTTGAGAAGACGGGACACCTCCGGCACGGCCCAGATGCCCTCTGTGACAAAGACCTTCTGATACACCACCGTCATCTGATAGAGGAACTCGTCAAAGATGTCCCACAACATCCAGTTCGGCAGCTCGTAGCTCTTCAACATCGGGAGCAGCTCACTGTACGTCTTCCACGCCCCCTCCGCGTCGGGCGCCCTCACGGAGCGGTTGTCCATAAACAGGTGCTTGTAGAAGAGGAAACTGTAGACCAGCTCCGCCATGCGGTTGCCGCGGAAGCACGACGACACCTgctcgaggcggagcgccgGCCAGGAGCGGAACTGGCCGTGGCCGGCCATGTAATAATTCTTGGTCAGCGCATCAAACTGCGACTCGTAGAGGTcgtgcatcgccgccgcgtcgcggcGCTCCACCGCGCGGTTCAGCCCACGAAAAAACTGGTACACATCGCGGGGAATATCGGTCTCAATATCGGGGTTGGTCGCCATCTTTGCAAAAACGTGTGTGTAAGCGtactctgtgtgtgtgtgtgtgtttgaaGGGAGAGCTCAGCGGGCGGCTAAGCGATGATTCGGAGGCGAACAGGAAAATGAAGATCAACACAATCAGACACGACCACCAAGAGCAGATgcacacgcaaacacacCTGATAGACGGGTAAAGAGGGGGGTGTAAGGTGGGTAGGAGTGGATCACTGAGCAGCCGTGTTTTTGTGATGGAAGAGGGGGGCACCGGTTGTGTTGGTAGAGACCCATCGGTGAAcggccgcaacagcagcagggaaaacgaagaaaagaaaggatGGAGACAGACAGAAAATGAGAGTGAgtgcggtggaggagaaTAGTCGTAGTACCAACGGAGCGATGCTGATGGTGAGATCAAGAGGTATGTACACTACCTCTTGTGTCGCTCAAGTATCGGTGTGGGGCACAGGGGTGATGACCACACACTGAGGGTCCCCTGCCCACGCAATCGCAGGGTGTGCTTGAATGTGACGCGCATCTCcacgaggaaggagaggactCACTCCGTACtgtgccgccacctctcGACTGTCACCGATGCGCGCGACAGATCGTA
It encodes:
- a CDS encoding EIF3-interacting protein-like protein is translated as MATNPDIETDIPRDVYQFFRGLNRAVERRDAAAMHDLYESQFDALTKNYYMAGHGQFRSWPALRLEQVSSCFRGNRMAELVYSFLFYKHLFMDNRSVRAPDAEGAWKTYSELLPMLKSYELPNWMLWDIFDEFLYQMTVVYQKVFVTEGIWAVPEVSRLLNEVVDNSRLLELVKEPDFLDDIHRGPNTGALSGFYAIVTKSKLSVLLGDYYSALTELEPLDVYNKGRAVLTRVSPCAVSVFYHIGFSYLMIHRFEDASNAFRRCVTVKLNGRRFSERVQQDAAYMYVCARVLGGMPINNLTSYLDSRKVAAFEDDRESLRTGDEERFRDVFDRCSPKFLTVPPSDGSPVKGSEGRELQARMFRRAVQQQQDIIKLRGYFKVYQNTKMNLLETLLEVDDGYAPLFALKMRSRQLVHDGVTADLLQGVFTSSSEFDCIVQDDNVEVVPSMTFGGIEQKLLNKIKNTQRDIEMAKRKFNQTRNRDEGANKRKDPRDQKRRPNQQLLHGGVGNNTGSANRNSNNANRHPRQKMAAQPMTNNLFNRNDN